The sequence TCACGTCGTCGGCGATGTTGGCGCCCGAATTGATGCCGGACAGGATCAGGTCGGGCGCGCCGGGCAGGATCTTCTTCACACCCATGATGACACAATCGGTCGGCGTGCCACGGACGGCAAAATGCTTTTCGCCGATCTTGCGCAGCCGCAACGGTTCCGAGATCGACAGCGAATGCGCATAGCCGGACTGGTCCTGCTCCGGCGCCACCACCCAGACATCGTCGGACAGGGTGCGGGCGACGCGTTCGAGCGACGCCAGCCCCTCGGCATGAATGCCGTCGTCATTGGTCAGAAGAATGCGCATTATTTCGCTTCGATCTTTGCCAGCCCGCCCATGTAAGGCCGCAGCACTTCAGGAATGGTTACGCTGCCATCCTCATTCTGGTAGTTTTCGATGACGGCAATGAGTGCGCGGCCGACAGCGGTGCCCGAACCGTTGAGCGTGTGGACAAAACGGTTGCCGTTGCCATCCCGATCCTTGTAGCGGGCATCCATGCGGCGTGCCTGGAAATCGCCGCAGACCGAGCAGGACGAGATTTCGCGATAGGCGTTCTGGCCGGGCAGCCAGACCTCGATGTCGTAGGTCTTGCGCGCGCCAAAACCCATGTCGCCGGTGCACAGCACCATGGTGCGGAACGGCAGTTCGAGCCGCTTCAGCACTTCCTCGGCACACTCAGTCATCCGCTCGTGCTCGGCCAGCGAGGATTCCTGGTCGGTGATCGACACCAGCTCGACCTTGTAGAACTGGTGCTGGCGCAGCATGCCGCGCGTGTCACGCCCGCCCGAGCCTGCTTCCGAACGGAAGCACGGCGTCAGCGCCGTATAGCGCAGCGGCAGTTTTTCATGGGCAGTTATCTCCTCGCGCACCAGATTGGTGAGCGGCACCTCGGCGGTCGGGATCAGGCCAAGCCTGCCCTCCCCGTGCGGCGTGAAGAACAGGTCCTCCTCGAACTTCGGCAACTGGTTGGTGCCGAACAGCACCTCGTCGCGCACCATCAGCGGCGGGATCACTTCCTCATAGC is a genomic window of Mesorhizobium huakuii containing:
- the serS gene encoding serine--tRNA ligase, yielding MLDIKWIRDNPKALVEALVKRSWSAAEGQSTVDDLIARDEARREHVTELQTKQERRNAASKEIGNAMRSGDAALAEKLKAEVGEIKTFIQNGEARERELDKALSDALAVLPNVPLDDVPVGKDEHDNVVKHIVGKAPTRPNWVKEHFEIGEALGMMDFERAAKLSGSRFTVLKSGLARMERAIGQFMLDLHTTEHGYEEVIPPLMVRDEVLFGTNQLPKFEEDLFFTPHGEGRLGLIPTAEVPLTNLVREEITAHEKLPLRYTALTPCFRSEAGSGGRDTRGMLRQHQFYKVELVSITDQESSLAEHERMTECAEEVLKRLELPFRTMVLCTGDMGFGARKTYDIEVWLPGQNAYREISSCSVCGDFQARRMDARYKDRDGNGNRFVHTLNGSGTAVGRALIAVIENYQNEDGSVTIPEVLRPYMGGLAKIEAK